A window of Benincasa hispida cultivar B227 chromosome 9, ASM972705v1, whole genome shotgun sequence genomic DNA:
GGACCGGATCGAGGACCAAATCAAGACTTGGATCGAGTTCTGGACTGGATCAAGACTTGGATCGAGTTTGATCAAGGATCAAGTTCTGGACCAAATCGAGTTCCTCCCAGTGGGGATCGAGGATTGAGGATCGAGTTCTAACATAAAATTTTTCTACTAGATTTACAGAATCATCAACCATCAGAGGAAACAAAACCCAATACATAATTGCATTCCATTTAGCTAACTCAATCTCCTTCAAGTGCAGAAATTATAATCGAACAGCAACCAAACACAAACAGTAATCATTTGCCAatggaaaaacacaaaaagaaaaatccaaaatcaaataaaaaagaaaacgatAATGGATCTAAGGATGAGTAAAGAGAGGAAAATCACACTCACCAAAGTTTCTACAATTGATGGAGATAATGGAAAATCAGCCCTCGACGTGGAATGCAGGCACACATTTTACCGTATCACGCGGAATTGAGAATGATAAAGAGAGAAATGACAACGATATGGGTTTCAAGTGCTGAAAGTtgtgatttgagaaaataaggGTTGAGATTTGAGAGAAAGAAGATTATAATTTTGTGTGGAGAGACGACGAAAGGAAAGAtgagaaatagagaaaaagaaaagaaagaagagaaatagagaaaaagaaaatatgggTTTTGCGTGTGTTTGAAGAAGGGGTGAAGTGTGTGCGACTCCCAAAATTTTGCATGTTTGAGCGGATAACTACGAAATTTTGAGCACACccctaaaatttttttttaatattttttttattagagttTCTCTagcctatttttaaaaagactAGTCCAAGAGCTATAATAAGTTATATTTATTGTAGTgcatagtattaaatttttgtaaattgattttttattttataattttctagaAATATTGATCGACATgaacattttatttaaaattaagacGTTGATATGTCATTGAGatgaacattttaaaccttGGTTAGAACTATTACTCCCCAAATTTCCCACTCTCACTCTTTTCCCACTTCACCACTCAACTCCAAACAGAAGGTCAAAGTCAAAACAATGTAACCcaaaatgagaggaaaaaaaggaaaagaaaagaaaaaaaatggaaaaaagaagtTAATTGGGTTGTAAGTTCCACTGGCACTTTCCCCACATGATCATCCCTAACCTCCCAACCCAACTCCGCCACTTCCCCTTCCCCCAATTTTCCATCattatatatgattatattctCCATTCAATCCCTCATTTCTCTTCAATTTCTCCTCTCCAATGGCTTCCTTTTcccatttcttcctcttcttaacCCTAATTTCCTCCTCTCTTTCCCTCTCCCATTCCCTCACTTGTTCTTCTCAATCCTTCCCGGCCAACAGATCCTTCACCAACTGCCAAGATCTCCCCTATCTCAACGCCTTCCTCCACTGGACCTACGATCCCCAAAATTCCTCTCTCTCCATCGCCTTCCTCGCCCCGCTGCCGCGCCCCCTTGGCTGGGTTGCCTGGGCCGTCAACCCCACTGCCACCGGCATGATCGGATCCGAAGCCTTCCTCGCCACTCTCTCCGACGGCGGCCACATCGCCTCTATCACTACCTTCAACGTTACTTCCTACTCCTCTGTTCTTCCTTCGCTGTCGCTTTCCTTTCCGTTCTGGGACGTCGCTGCGGAATCTACCAACGGCCACTTGTGCATCTTCGTTACCGTGAAAGTTCCGGCTAAGGCTAAGTCGTTGAACCAAGTTTGGCAAGTTGGACCGTCGGTCGACTCGGGTTCGGGTATTCCTACGGCGCATGAGTTTAAAGCGGATAATTTGAATGCAAGAAGCGTGTTGGTTTTTGATGAAAGTGGTGGTGGTGTTACTCCGATTCCTGCTCCACGCGCTCATGGTGGCGCATCTAGTGCTCCTGTGCCTACGGTTGGCGGTGATGATAAGGCTGGGGTTGCCGGAATTAGATGGCGGAATTTGGGGTTGGTTGTGAGTTGGTTTGTGTTTGTTGTTTGCGGGATTTTTGGTTtctgattttaattttagtttaggaaaaaaaaaaaaaaaaggtaaactCTTTGTgacttttttcttcattttttctcctattaaagatataaaaacggagaaataataatatctttattttaaactctgtgatttaatttgattatgaaattttgattttttttaaataatcttattttaataattattaacaaaaatataattgaataaaaaaatattgacaaaaatatgtGTTTGAATGGGTAATCGTGTACCAGTACACAACTACCTGTGACCTGGCACGCGCAGACTATCACATGGACATTCATGCAACGTTGATCAGGTAATCGCGGATTACCTTAAGTCGTGTATCAAGTACACGATTTAGTGGTCCCTTAAACCTGTGtccttcctttttttcttcctcaCTGTCGTCGGTTGCCATCTCACCGCTATCCGCCGTCTTCGATCTTGTTGCTGAAGTCAAGAGTTCCTACAAGTGGAAGCAGATCTtttcaattcattgtgacagaattaccgcatatatacaaacatactttcataatgctaagaggatcaagaaatcataccagatgaagatttcttcttcacaacgaGTCAGAAGCCTAACCGTCTGCCTCGAACAGTCCCCactcgaacagaaggaaacggagaagacaacaccattcagaaccctcagtattcttggagtgagaatccaaagtgtaggctttgttcggatttggtagagggaaggaggaagagagaccatacacaacgatcaagcaagtgggagatgcggtcgtttatcgcatagacaatatgcttaatcatttaggtgaagtatacgatcgtgtagtaaaagtaagcgatcgtctaaacaatcgtgtaggaaaagataaacgatcgtccaAATGATCGTGAAGGAAAAGGatgagcgatcgtctaaacgatcgcgtaggaaaaactaagcgatagtctatatgatcgtttagtaaatatcgggagctaaacgatcgtttaggaaaaagataaacaatcatttagattATAGCGTGCGACGGTGTAatcggtatgcgatcgcttagcaatatcgtatatgtaagcaatcgtgcagtcactatcgtataggcactgattttctaaacgatgatactatctttttcacaatatccGCGCACGCCGAGATCAACATActgtctgctatttataatgtaATCATCCATTATTTAGAACGAAGAGGCGCcttccatttcctttataaccatccaatgaatgtgattttatcacattcataacttaaaattagtatcatatattaactataatatttttcctctactagatataagtcatatttatatcaaatttccttcaaattaatgtatctcacaCATAaagttaactatatcatatttaattaactcgtttaattatatcatatataatcgaactcccttatatcaatttgaacatttcaaattgacccaaaaactgactctcaacttgtatccaagctaccaaggggaccttatggacctatggctcgaagctccaacggtaggtGAATagccgactaaactctttagtcacgatatccaccatccgttaactgccagacatttcactaaagatcgacagctgaactcttcttgccatagatatatttctatgtccattagatataaccaatcatctgtacgatgacccttcacaaatgctcgtaattacagcaggtcaatttaccattttccccctataattacatcttcctcattaagtaccactgatccctctaatgaacaatacaacatagtcctgctatgtgtgaacacctctcgggccatgagaaggtatgtggcgccacattgttcaagccttggaatcaacccttaagggagctatctatctacttacccctgcctcagggaagaagtgaattccatctcgtgtatctgagttcccaactcctaaatcagacaaatccccaaaatggtaggtttgagtcggtgttctagccactcgcacccatgaaaatcaaaggacagaCCTCAATAGCAGAAATTtctaactcattcaggattgagtcatgttacctatggtcatcctagtgaagtgaagtctcagttatgaacggtgttatataacaagaagttaacacttcgtggtcaggtcttatacaaactctttgtataggatgccctgctcgcatgtcccttacacgaatgatcaggatcagaccatctgtgacaatgcacaatacttgtaaccattccacaaagcgggccgcatccgtagcgttaccaagataaggtttccctcctatatccatatactacagactattttggttatcactcaagacatgattcatttgtatgtcaccacatacatgcttgagttacatacaaataaccagggatattaagtttattggtttgtggtaaaatctaaatatgcaaagtcaagtagtgaagtaaatatcatttatattatacatcacaagtgttcgtacaaagttgtttacaaactactggataCGATACTTTAGGACACAAACCCCAACAGTTGTTGTTTCCACCATCGTGAACCGATCTACCCTCTGCTGCCGTGAGCCGATGTACCCTTTGTCGCCATCCGCCGTAAGTAAAactttttatttacttttttctaatttatgaaTTTGTATGTTTGGgcttttataaatttgtttatttgggttgatttatagatttatttatatgattttatatAATTGTATACTTGGGATGATTTGGGCTGATTTATGTATAgatttatttatatgatttatatatattttatagatagatttatgtTTGATTTGGACTGATTTTTTTATACGATTTGAGCTGATTTATGTATAGATTTACGTAtggctgatttaaatgtattagatttgagttggttatttttttgtaattagACTGTTGAATTTTTGTAATCTATACTTTATAAATTGTTGGGATATTTTTTTTTGGTGATTTTGTTGgattgatttaagaaaatatttggatttctttaaaaagaaaaataaatttttttgtcatattaacatatttttcgTCAACTATAATAgttgaaaaaatttgaataaatatgTCGAATAAATATGTCAATGCGTCCAGAAGATTTAGTCATTCTTGAACCTGaaaatgatggagatagtgaTATTGACATTGAACTTGATAAATTATTTGGAAATGATAGAAGTGAGGAACAAGATATTGAGTTGGTACCGTCAGATATTTTTACCCAAATAGATTAGCAAATTACTAATTCAACATGTGAACGAGGGTcaactttggaagaaaggagtCTATGTGTAGAgaattatagtttaatacagaaatgaatgttatttaatactaaagaagatttacaacttcctataaaaaaaatactgcGTGACAAAACACTAGGAGATTATTGTAGTGGAACCAAATCAAGATATTTGGTATCTGAGATGCAAATGGTGGAATGATGGTTGTGATTGGAGGTTGCGGGCATGTCGGCttaaaactcatgggatgttcgaAATCACTAAACTTGAAGGGGAACACTCATGTTTGTATTCAAAATTGACACAGGATCATTCAcagcttgattcaaattttatgaatatCGAAATCCAAAATTTAGTTAGAGCTGGTCCTAGGGTACCTGTGGCCCTActccaagaagcaataaaaaaacaatatggctataatgttaattatagacaagtgtggcaagccaagagaaaagcattgattgttgtgtttggtgattgggagaaatcatattcagaGCTTTCGTATTGGTTGAGTGCTTTAGTTCATTACAATCCAAGAATACAATCAGATTGGTATTTTCTTCCGTCTGATGTGCTAGGTATGACTACTTTTGGTCAAGTTTTCTGGTCCTTCAGTCCTACAAGAGAAGGGTTCAAATATTGTAGACTATTAATCCAGATCGATAGAACTCATCTCTATGAAAGGTATAAGGGAAAATTATTGACCgccttatctattgatgcaaacaGGCATATCTTTCCCCTTGATTTTGTTATTATTGAAGGTGGAAATTCGTCCAATTGGTCATAGTTTCTGTGGGCATTGcgtgaatatgttacccaaCGAGAtggtatttgcttgatttctaGTAGACATAAGGGCATTTTtgctgcaattaataatgagaaaattggttggagtgaacctAGAGCATACCATCGTTATTGTCTTCAATGTTGCTAGTAATTTCAATACGAAATATAAATCGAAGCAACTAAAAGATTTGGTGTTTAAGGCAAGAAATAAACACGAAAGGCGTGGTGCATGAAAGAGTTGAAACAGTTGAACCCTGAATGCCTTGAATATTTTTCTGACCCAA
This region includes:
- the LOC120086664 gene encoding auxin-induced in root cultures protein 12-like, with amino-acid sequence MASFSHFFLFLTLISSSLSLSHSLTCSSQSFPANRSFTNCQDLPYLNAFLHWTYDPQNSSLSIAFLAPLPRPLGWVAWAVNPTATGMIGSEAFLATLSDGGHIASITTFNVTSYSSVLPSLSLSFPFWDVAAESTNGHLCIFVTVKVPAKAKSLNQVWQVGPSVDSGSGIPTAHEFKADNLNARSVLVFDESGGGVTPIPAPRAHGGASSAPVPTVGGDDKAGVAGIRWRNLGLVVSWFVFVVCGIFGF